In the Silvanigrella aquatica genome, TTCTTGCTCTCCGATTTTATTATTTTCTCCTAGTTTTTGATGATTTGTAGATTCCATAACATTAGTTGCCATTCTTTTCAACTCATTTTTTGCAATTTTATATTCAGAAAGCCTTGTTTTACAGAGCCCTCATAAGGGTATCAAATTCAGGATTGGATTCAATTCCTTCAAATTCAAAAACTTCTTTATGATTTAAGGATTTTTTAGTTAATCCTTAAATTTATATGTCAATTTTAACTCTCTTGCCGCCTTTGTTTCATCTACTTTTTCCCTAAAAACTCTTTTGGGATAAATAACAGAAGAATCACCATTTGATAATATTTCCTTCAATGATGCTACAAAACGATCAAGCTCACTTTTGCTTTCCGTCTCTGTGGGCTCAATCATCAAAGCATTTTTCACACAAAGAGGAAAATACACTGTAGGCGGATGAATGCCGTAGTCAATTAATGCTTTTGCAATTTTAGAAGTGTCCCATCCTTTATCTTTTAAATTTTTATCGTTAAAAACCACTTCGTGCAAATGATTTCCATCTACGGGAATATGTAAAACATCTTTTAATTGTGATTTGATATAATTTGCATTTAAAATAGCATTTTCACTCACCTGACGTAATCCAGTATCACCTAAAGCTTTAATGTAGCACCACGCACGAATAAACATTCCGTAATTTCCATAAAAAGCTTTTACGCGTCCAATGGATTTAGAAAAAGAATAATTTAATGAATAATTTCCATTGCTATTTTCAACACGAGGGATAGGTAAGTAAGGTAACAATTTCTCACTTACAGCAATTGGTCCACTTCCGGGACCACCACCTCCATGCGGGGTTGTAAATGTTTTGTGCAAGTTAAATTGAATGACATCGGCTCCATAATCTCCTGGACGACTTAAGCCGAGAACCGCATTCATGTTGGCGCCATCTATATATAAAAGTGAATCATTATCATGTAATAATTTAGCAATTTGCAAAATATTTTTTTCAAAAAATCCTAGCGTATTTGGATTTGTCAACATCATACCTGCCACATCATCATTCAAAACCGCTTTAACAGAATCTAAAGTAACATAACCATCAGAGCCCGTTGCTACTTGAACAATATTAAACCCGGCTAAGGCCGCACTTGCCGGATTTGTACCATGAGAAGTATCTGCGGTGATAATTGTTTTTCTATTTTTCCCTTTATTCCTATGATATGCAGAAATTAATAACAATCCTGTAAATTCCCCTTGCGCTCCTGCGCTGGGCTGTAACGAAACACCAGGCATTCCTGTAATATTTTTTAAATCTTCTTGCAGCTCGTACATAATTTGCAAATGAGCCTGAGACCATTCTAGAGGATCGTAAGGATGCAATTCACAAATTTCAGAACTGCGCGCCACTTCTTCATTTAATCGGGGATTGTGTTTCATAGTACAAGAGCCTAAGGGATAAATACCCAAATCAATCGCACAATTCCAAGTAGAAAGTCTTGTAAAATGGCGTACAACTTCTGGCTCTGATAGCTCAGGAAGCCGTGCTTTATTTTTTCTTAAATTATTTTGAAATAATTTTTGTATATTTATTGCAGGGACATCAAGTTTAGGTAACCCAATACCGCATGCTCCCGTATGTGAACGTTCAAACAAAAGATCTTCTTCTAAAACAACAGTATTGCCAGTATTTTTATTTAAAAATTCCATTGTGTATTACCTCATCCAAATCTTTTTAAAAGATCACATAAAATATCGATATCTTCACGAGATTTTTTTTCAGTAATTGCAATTAATAGACCATTTTTATCTTCAGAAAAAAATCTTTGTAAAGAAACACCAGGTGCCACATTATTTTCAATACATTTTTTTATAAATTCTTGCGAAGAAATATTTAAATCTAAAACAAATTCATTAAATGATTGTGATTTTTGATATCTTAATTTTGCTTTACCTAATTTCGTAAGTTCAGATTTGGCATACTCTGTTTTGGCAATATTTTGCTCGGCGAGCTCTACAAAACCATTTTTTCCTACCAAGGAAAGCCAAATTGTAGACCATAGAGCACATAAGTTTTGATTTGTACAAATATTTGATGTGGCTTTTTCTCTTCTTATATGCTGCTCTCGTGTGCTTAATGTTAAGGTATAACTTCTTTTTCCCTTGGCATCAATTGTTTCACCACAAAGTCTGCCGGGCATTTGTCTTACATTTTCCAATCGTGTTGTAAAAAGACCTAAATAAGGGCCTCCAAAGCTTTGTGGCAGACCAAAACTTTGTCCTTCTCCCGTCGCAATATCAGCTTCATATTCTCCAGGAGTTTGCAGCAATGCTAAGCTTAAGGGTTCTGTTACATTAGCAGAAAATAAAGTGCCTTTTGAATGTGCTAAATGAGAGAATTCTTGCATATCTTCTATGCAACCAAAAAAATTCGGGCTTTGTACAATGAGCAAAGCCACATCCTCACTTAATAATGACTTCGTCGCCGTTAAGGATGTTTTACCATCGTCTGTTCTAGGAATTACAGTTACTTCTATACCTAAATTTGTTAAATAAGTTTTTAAAACTTCAATATATTCGGGATGCACTCCCGATGAAACTAATATTCTTTTTCTATTTGTTTTAATGCGCATGGCCATTAAAGCGGATTCTGCCATACTTGTTGAACCATCATAGTGAGAGGCATTGGAAATTTCCATGCTAAATATTTCTGCGATCATACTTTGAAATTCAAATAAAGATTGCAACGTTCCTTGTGAAAATTCTGGCTGATAGGGTGTATATGAAGTTAAAAACTCACCTCGTAAAGTCAATTGATTTACAGCCGCTGGACAAAAATGATCATAAACACCGGCGCCTAAAAAACTTAAAGCCGATTTTTTGTTTCTTGAATTTTTAATTATATTTGCAATTTTTCTTTTAATTTCAATTTCAGATAATCCATCACCAATAGAGAGATGTTTTTTTAATCTGACTTCTTCGGGAATACCAATAAGAAGATCTTCTATATTATTCGCACCACATGCTGCTAATATTTCTTTTTTATTTTGCTCAGTGGTTGGAAGTAAACGATGTGCAGACATTTTTATTTCCCTCTTAAAAAAAAGGGCGGGTTTTTAAAAGCCCGCCTCTAACTTGCATTTATTTTTATACACCTTCTGAAATATATTTTTCATATTCCGAGGCAGACAGTAATCCCGAAGGAACTTGATCAATTTCTACTTTGATCAACCAACCATTTTGATAAGCATCTTGTGAAAGATTTTCTGGAGCATCGACAATGGCTGTATTGATTTCAACAACTTTACAAGTGGCAGGAGCATAAAGCTCACTCACTGTTTTGGTAGATTCAATGGTACCAAAAGCATCGTTTGCGTTGAAGTTTGTTCCTACTTTAGGCAACTCTAAAAAAACGACATCCCCAAGCTGATCTATTGCAAACTTTGTCACACCAATGGATGCTTTTTTCCCATCAATTTTTATCCATTCATGCTCTTTAGTGTATTTTAATTCATTTGGATAAGACATATTTTTCTCCTTCTAAACATATAACAAATACTTTATCCCTGCACACTACCATGAACAAAAAAAGGCTTTTTGACAACTGTTGCTAATTTTTTTTCTCCACGAATTTCTATCCAAATTTCTGAACCCAACTTAGCATTTTCTGATGAAACATATGCCATTCCAATATTTTTAGACAATGTAGGGGAGGGACTGCCGCTTGAAATGAAGCCAATTTCATTCCCATTCTCTTTTGCAGAAAATACTTTATAACCATGGCGACCAATTGCTTTGTCCTGCATTTCAAATGCAATAAGTCGTTTTTTTAATCCTTCTTCTTTTTGTCTTAGTAAAATGTCTTTTCCAATAAATGAATTTTTATCGAATTTTGTAATCCATGACAAACCACATTCAAGAGCCGTTGTCGTATTATCCATATCATTTCCATACAACAAATAGCCGCATTCCAATCGCAAAGTATCACGTGCACCCAATCCACAAGGTTTCACACCATAATCTTGGCCAATTTGAAGCAAGCCTTTCCAAATTTTGGAAGCAACTGATGCGGGAAAGTACAATTCATAACCCAGCTCTCCTGTGTAACCTGTACGCGCAATAATAGCTGGTGTGCCTAATACTTTTCCTTCGGTAAAATGATAATATGCCAAATCAGTTATTTTAACATCAACAACTTTTGCAATAAGTTCACGGCTTTTAGGTCCTTGTATGGCAATTTGCGCATAATCATCACTCATATTTTCAAGAATAACGCCTTGTTTTGGACAGTGTTCTTTAAGCCAAGCAAAATCTTTTTCAATATTATTCGCATTGACACAGAGAAAAAAGGAATCAAAACCTCTTCTATATATAATAATATCGTCGACAACAGTTCCATTATCGTAACAAAAGGCATTATATTGCGCTTGTCCTATATTTATTTTTGCCACATCATTAATGGTCATCATTTGTAAAAATTCAAGAGCACCACGCCCCGTGACATTAAATTCACCCATATGACTGACATCAAATAAACCTACTGAGTTTCTTACACATTTATGTTCATCTACAACCCCAGAATATTGGACGGGCATATTCCAACCCGCAAAGGGAACCATTCTTGCACCCAATGACACATGCTCTTCATAAAGGGGGGTCATTTTTAATTTTTCAGTTGTAGACATAGGCTCTCTCCCTAATATTTAAAGATTTTTATGCAGCAAGGCTCATAATCCTTTTCTTGAAATCAGGAGTCAACCACACAAGAATAAAAAAAATCCTTCTCAATTATTTTTATAAAATGAGAAGGATTTTGAGAAAGATATAAATAAATTTATTTCTTTAACATTTCTTTATTGCGATTGTAGAAATCGATACTTTCTTTAATGATTTTTTCTGCTTCGTCTTTTCCAAACCATCCGACAATTTCTACTTTTTTATTTTCAAGAAGCTTGTATGTTCTAAAAAATTGCTCAATTTCTTTAATATAATGAGGGTTTGAAACCTCAACTTCTTTAAGGTCATTAATATGCTTAAATTGAGGATCAGCCGCATGCACAGCAAGGATTTTGTCATCAGCATCTCCCCCATCAACCATTTTCATACAACCAATGACTTTGACATCCATCATGCTTAAAGGATGAACAGGTTCCTGACCTATAACCATAACATCAAGGGGATCACCGTCGTCGCAGTAAGTTTGAGGGATAAAGCCATAATTTATTGGATAAAACATAGGACTTGAAAGCACACGATCAAGAAAAAGCAGACCCGAATTGGAGTCTATTTCATACTTATTTTTAGATCCGCGCGGGATTTCAATAATTGCAGTCACAATAGATGGGGCTTTTTCACCCACGCTCACAGAATGCCAAGGGTGCCATGGATTTACTGACATAATACACTCCAAAAAATAAGGAAGAAGCTCATAGCCTTCCCTATAATTTCTATAATAAGGAAGGACATAGATGACGGTATGTTGTACATGCAGTTTGCTGATTTGTGAAGAAAAAAAGCCGCCATACAAATTAGCAACTGACTCGATATGGAGAAATCATGTCAGAAAAGAAAAAGTCAAAACCTATAAAGCTAGAATGGCAAGGAGGACTTGCCTCCCTTCACGAGGAAGCTCCCATTGCCCTGAGAGGAGCTGACACACCTGCTTCTTCTCCCCCTCAAAAATTACCAATTGGTGAAATCCAAGGAAAAGTGAGTATTCGAAAAGAGAGCAAAGGGCGCGCAGGGAAACCCGTTGCGATACTTTTTAATTTTGCTGATGACCTTGCAAAAAATCCTGAAAATTTAAAAACTTTATGTTCAAAATTAAAAACCACGTTAGCTTGTGGCGGGACTGTTGAAAATGGAGAAATCATTTTAATCTTGCGAAACTTTGAAAAGTTAAAGGAAATTCTTTTAAAATTAAATCTTATTGCAAAGTAATATCATTTACACTTCTTCCGACCCTCATTTCAAAATCCCTCATTTATAAATAAATCAACAATAATAAATCCTTATATAAAAATAAAATATCCCTAAATATTAACATTTGATTAAAATACAATGACGAATTAATGAAAAAAATAAAACCGAACTATGAACATTAAAATTTTATTAATAATTCATTAAAAACCCTTAATAAAGCTTATTTTAATTGACTAAAATTTAATAATAAAGTATTTAAATTTTATTCCAATAAATTTATGGAATTTAAATATCCAATTCATGGACGATGGATAAGGTTATTAAACAATAATATCCTTGCTATATTATCATGATATATAACAAGATATTTATTCATAATAATTAAATTTTTATGCTTTTTATCGGAAATTAAATCACATCACTAATAATAAGTTACAAACATAAAATCGAACGATTGTAATTTATTATTTAGAAAAAATAAAATATTAAAAAAATATCATCACAAATAATTATTAATAAATAAAAAATCATAGGTAAAATGATATGAAAAATATTACAAAATTTTCATTAGTATTTATTTCTCTAATTGCTCATCAACTTTCATTTGCGGGATCTTACTTATTTTGCGCTAATGAAAATGGTGATTCTAAATGGGCAAACCCCAATCAAAATAACAATGACTCCTGGGCACCACCTGATGAAAACGGTTTTTGGCTAAAAGGAAGTTTATATATTGTAAATGCGCCAAAGCAACTTCATAGCGCGTTATCTATTGACTTATCCGAATCTAAATCACGTAACAAAAGAGCAAGTGCAAACGATTTTAATCAAAGACCTCATACAATTAACGATAATGACCATTCAAGATCTGTTCAAGTTTGTCGTAAATTAATTACTACGTGCCAAAGCTCATTTGGCAACGAATATAAATTTGTTGGTGCCGCATCACATTCTTTAGCAGCAACGGATTGGGGATATATTGCTGCCGATAATATTGTGTGTCCCAATTGGGATTATAAAGAAGGTCTCTCTCTGCTTGCAGAAGAAGGATCAAGCATTGGAGCCTTTCTCGGCGATCTCGTAATTGATACCGTTGCCAGCGGACCTTTCCCAGAAAAAGGCGTAGGTATTGTATCAAAGCCCAATACAGCAAAAGGAATTAAAGTTCCTTCTGTAAAACCAAGTGGAACAAAAGAAAATCCGAAACCCTCATTTAATAGAAAAAATGTTGTTGATGCAGACGGATTTACTTTAGTTCAAAGTAAGCCAGACATCCCTTATAGAGCATATGAACACTCTGATAATATTAATTTTTCATCAACTAATATAAAAAAATATAAAAATCACAGTAAAGCTCTGCCTGAAGGGGGAAATTATTATGAGATTGACATTCCTTTCGAAGGCCAAAATGGGCGCGACGCAAAACGTGTTGTCGTTGACAGAAATACAGGCAAAAGATGGTACACAAAAGATCATTATGACTCATTCATAGAAATGAACTCTATACCCAACTACAAATTAACAAAAAATTAGGTTTTAAACTTGAAAGTCTCAAAATATTTAATTAAATTTTGATAATTTATATTAAATTAAACTTATTAATTAAAATTTTGATTTTTTCATAAAATTTAATATATTATTTTCGGCTCACTTTTTCTGCGAGTAAAAGTGAGCTCTTATTTATCCCATTTTGTTAACTTTACATCATGACTCTGGAGAAATGTCTGTGAAAATCATATCAACAGTAAAAATATCCTTGCTTTCTATTTGTGCATCAATGACTTTTCAAACAAGCCATGCAGGTATTTATAATCACTATAGTTCTTTATATAAGAATAATGATTCATTACATACTAACAAGGGAGGCTCCTATCTCTTTTGCGTCAATCCTAAAAAGAATTTTGCTACAAAATGGGCAAAACCTTCAGACAAAAATTGGAACGTCAACGGCTCCTTATCGTACCCTAATAAAAATATTTTTAATCAAGGAGGAATTTGGATCCCTGGTAGTGAAAAATCAAATAACCACTCACAATATTATCTTATTGCTCAAAAAGAATTTGCGAATAAAGAAAAAGCCGATGAGTTTTGCCAAGCTCTCATAAAAAAATGTCAATCCGATGTGAAAAATTTTAATCAAATACATTCCATTATCGACGACAGTCACGAATATACCCAAATTGGCGCGTCGAGTTATGCAATACCAACCAGTGAATGGGGAATTATTCTAACAAAATATGAAAATTCTTCATCAGAAATTGTGAACCAATCATGTTCAAATTGGCGCCATAAAAAAGGTGAGAAAATAGAATTTCCAAGCAGACCTATTGCCGAACTTATGGCTGAAACATCTCTTTTATATAGCACCTTACCATTTTATTATTAATTGGTAAGCTACTCTGAATTAAATGATATAAATCAAAAACTACACATTTTTTATTAAAATTAAATAAATTATCTAAAATTAATGTTGCGTAATTAAAAATAAATTAATATAAGTATTTTTTATCAATTATTAGAGAATATTAATTGATATATCTAGTTTAATTTTAATAAAAAAAACACAAGGATTGTGCTTAAAAAAACCGCAGGAGGCGACTCATTTTGCAAACAACTGAAATTCAATTAAATGATCTTTATGTTGCTTTTCATAAACCAGAAAACTGGAATGGCAATACACTTTTTTATGTACATGGAGGCCCAGGCAGTCATTGCAAAGATTTTGAAGAAGGTATTCATTATTTTAAATGCTTTAAAAATTCGAATTTAGGCTTCATCACTTATGATCAACGCGGCTCAGGAAGATCATCATGCACATCCAATAATATGCCTCACCTGACTCACAGAAAAAACATTGAAGATTTAAATTTTCTTATTAATTCAACATATGAAATATTTTCATTGAAAAAAACACCCGTATTGTTTGGCCATAGTTATGGTGCGCGCCTGGTCTATGACTTATTATGGAATTATTCTGATATTAAATTAGACTTTATTCTTTGCGGAACAAGTCTTCATCCTAATGACTCCTTAAATACCTCACTTGCTCTCGATATGCTTGTCCTAAGACAAAACTATCCTAAAGAATTTCAAATAGCAGTTGATGTTTTATCGCAATACGAAGGGGAACCCTACGAATTATCTCCAAAAATAAGAACACTTTTTCCCGATCTTATAAAACGTCAACAAGAAAGACAAAAATATTATTGGATCAATGAAAAAGCCATGCATTGGTGGAATGAAACAACTCAAAAACATAATGTAAAAGATAACGATGAAGCCTATTTTCAAATTGTTTCCTCATTTAAAAATGAAATTTTTAATAATAACTCATTTGATCCTTGTAGATTAAGCCAAAATGGAATTTCTATTATTGGATTTCACGATTACTTAATGAATGGGAGCACTCATCATAAACTTATTGACGATAAAAAAATAATAAAATTTCGTTCATCAGCACATTATCCCCATTTTGAACAACCTGAATTGTTTATTGAAAAAGTAACAGATTTCATCAATAGAACTCATAACAATGCACTTGAAACTCATTACCGCAATATCATTTAACCTAATTTCTTATGAAATATACCTCAGGCAACTAGAAGTTGAGATTCTTTGAATTCCTGAAAATTTAACTGCATTAATGAAATAAGATCATCTCTAGTTTCATTATCAAAATTTGTTTTATGCAAGCTATTTTTAATTGCCTCTTTAAATAAAAAAAAACTCATGTGATACTTTGAGTTTAAACATTTTTTCTTCACATATTTCCAATATCTTTCAATTATATTCAAATTTGGAGAGTACGGAGGAAGAAATATAAATTCGATTCCAAGTCGTGATGCACGATTCCTAACAAGTTTACAATGCTGGTACCCTGCGTTATCCAAAACAATACTTATCTTTTCTGAACCACATTGATATCTTATTTTGTGCAATATTTTGCAATCATTTCTCGAAAATTGTAAAGTTCACTTTTTCTTTTTACAATTTTTTTTTCAAGTAAACCTTCAATTCCGTTCTTCCTAAATTCATGAAAATAAGAACAAATTGTATTTTCACAAGAACCTAATATTTTTGAAATTTCTTTAATTGGTATGCTATGTGCATGCAAAATGAGCGCTTCTGCTTTTTTCTGAACTAATGGTCTGGGATCTGTAAATCGAACTTTTTTAAGTAAATCAACAACGCCATCAGCAAAGTAAACAGAAAGAGTCATTACGCCCTCCATCAATCGGAAGGGCTATATACGGCTTCTTTTGATTTTTGTCAAAAAATTAATAAATTCTCACTTCTACTGCTGCGGAAGTATATCTTGATGTTAGAGAAGCAAATCCTGCAAGTGGAACTCCCGTTCAAATTTGGGATTGTGTTGAACAATCGCAACAAAAATGGTGGGAATGTTAATTGTTACTTTAATTCACTTTTAAAGGTTGATTTATTTTTCAGCAAAATAGTTTTTTCGAAAATTGCTTCATTCTCCTATAGAAATATTTTTTTAATAAGAATAGAAAGGAAGTCATATACATAACACCTACGATTACAGTTAGGATAGAAGATGCTTACAGGTGAATTAAGAAATCAAATCGACAAAATCTGGGACTCCTTTTGGACTGGTGGAATTTCAAACCCACTAGAGGTTCTTGAACAAATTACATATTTACTCTTCTTACGACGCCTTGATGATCTTCAAACACTTGAAGAGAACAAAGCGACCCGCTTAAAAAAATCCATGGAAAAACAAATTTTCCCCAATGGAAAAGATCAAAAAGGTCGAAACTACCAAGATTTGCGTTGGTCGCGTTTTAAAAACCAATCTCCCGCAGAAATGTTTACGGTGATTAGCGAACATGTATTTCCTTTTCTTCGAAATTTGGGTGGCGATGGTTCTACGTATTCAGGTCATATGAAGGACGCTCGTTTTACGATACCAACACCTGCATTGCTTGCAAAAGTTGTTGATTTACTCGATCAAGTTCCTATGGAAGATAGAGATACCAAAGGCGATTTGTATGAATATATGCTCGGTAAAATTGCGACAGCAGGTCAAAATGGACAATTTCGTACTCCAAGACACATCATTCGTTTGATGGTTGAAATGATGAAACCAAATCCCAAAGATGTGATTTGCGATCCTGCTAGTGGCACATGCGGTTTTTTAGTGGCAGCCAGTGAATATTTACGCGAAAAACACCCTGAAATACTAAGAGATGCAAAACTAAAAGATCACTTTCATCACAAAGCTTTTCATGGTTTTG is a window encoding:
- the gcvPB gene encoding aminomethyl-transferring glycine dehydrogenase subunit GcvPB, whose product is MEFLNKNTGNTVVLEEDLLFERSHTGACGIGLPKLDVPAINIQKLFQNNLRKNKARLPELSEPEVVRHFTRLSTWNCAIDLGIYPLGSCTMKHNPRLNEEVARSSEICELHPYDPLEWSQAHLQIMYELQEDLKNITGMPGVSLQPSAGAQGEFTGLLLISAYHRNKGKNRKTIITADTSHGTNPASAALAGFNIVQVATGSDGYVTLDSVKAVLNDDVAGMMLTNPNTLGFFEKNILQIAKLLHDNDSLLYIDGANMNAVLGLSRPGDYGADVIQFNLHKTFTTPHGGGGPGSGPIAVSEKLLPYLPIPRVENSNGNYSLNYSFSKSIGRVKAFYGNYGMFIRAWCYIKALGDTGLRQVSENAILNANYIKSQLKDVLHIPVDGNHLHEVVFNDKNLKDKGWDTSKIAKALIDYGIHPPTVYFPLCVKNALMIEPTETESKSELDRFVASLKEILSNGDSSVIYPKRVFREKVDETKAARELKLTYKFKD
- the gcvPA gene encoding aminomethyl-transferring glycine dehydrogenase subunit GcvPA → MSAHRLLPTTEQNKKEILAACGANNIEDLLIGIPEEVRLKKHLSIGDGLSEIEIKRKIANIIKNSRNKKSALSFLGAGVYDHFCPAAVNQLTLRGEFLTSYTPYQPEFSQGTLQSLFEFQSMIAEIFSMEISNASHYDGSTSMAESALMAMRIKTNRKRILVSSGVHPEYIEVLKTYLTNLGIEVTVIPRTDDGKTSLTATKSLLSEDVALLIVQSPNFFGCIEDMQEFSHLAHSKGTLFSANVTEPLSLALLQTPGEYEADIATGEGQSFGLPQSFGGPYLGLFTTRLENVRQMPGRLCGETIDAKGKRSYTLTLSTREQHIRREKATSNICTNQNLCALWSTIWLSLVGKNGFVELAEQNIAKTEYAKSELTKLGKAKLRYQKSQSFNEFVLDLNISSQEFIKKCIENNVAPGVSLQRFFSEDKNGLLIAITEKKSREDIDILCDLLKRFG
- the gcvH gene encoding glycine cleavage system protein GcvH, which translates into the protein MSYPNELKYTKEHEWIKIDGKKASIGVTKFAIDQLGDVVFLELPKVGTNFNANDAFGTIESTKTVSELYAPATCKVVEINTAIVDAPENLSQDAYQNGWLIKVEIDQVPSGLLSASEYEKYISEGV
- the gcvT gene encoding glycine cleavage system aminomethyltransferase GcvT gives rise to the protein MSTTEKLKMTPLYEEHVSLGARMVPFAGWNMPVQYSGVVDEHKCVRNSVGLFDVSHMGEFNVTGRGALEFLQMMTINDVAKINIGQAQYNAFCYDNGTVVDDIIIYRRGFDSFFLCVNANNIEKDFAWLKEHCPKQGVILENMSDDYAQIAIQGPKSRELIAKVVDVKITDLAYYHFTEGKVLGTPAIIARTGYTGELGYELYFPASVASKIWKGLLQIGQDYGVKPCGLGARDTLRLECGYLLYGNDMDNTTTALECGLSWITKFDKNSFIGKDILLRQKEEGLKKRLIAFEMQDKAIGRHGYKVFSAKENGNEIGFISSGSPSPTLSKNIGMAYVSSENAKLGSEIWIEIRGEKKLATVVKKPFFVHGSVQG
- a CDS encoding inorganic diphosphatase; this translates as MSVNPWHPWHSVSVGEKAPSIVTAIIEIPRGSKNKYEIDSNSGLLFLDRVLSSPMFYPINYGFIPQTYCDDGDPLDVMVIGQEPVHPLSMMDVKVIGCMKMVDGGDADDKILAVHAADPQFKHINDLKEVEVSNPHYIKEIEQFFRTYKLLENKKVEIVGWFGKDEAEKIIKESIDFYNRNKEMLKK
- a CDS encoding translation initiation factor, which encodes MSEKKKSKPIKLEWQGGLASLHEEAPIALRGADTPASSPPQKLPIGEIQGKVSIRKESKGRAGKPVAILFNFADDLAKNPENLKTLCSKLKTTLACGGTVENGEIILILRNFEKLKEILLKLNLIAK
- a CDS encoding ribonuclease domain-containing protein, which produces MKNITKFSLVFISLIAHQLSFAGSYLFCANENGDSKWANPNQNNNDSWAPPDENGFWLKGSLYIVNAPKQLHSALSIDLSESKSRNKRASANDFNQRPHTINDNDHSRSVQVCRKLITTCQSSFGNEYKFVGAASHSLAATDWGYIAADNIVCPNWDYKEGLSLLAEEGSSIGAFLGDLVIDTVASGPFPEKGVGIVSKPNTAKGIKVPSVKPSGTKENPKPSFNRKNVVDADGFTLVQSKPDIPYRAYEHSDNINFSSTNIKKYKNHSKALPEGGNYYEIDIPFEGQNGRDAKRVVVDRNTGKRWYTKDHYDSFIEMNSIPNYKLTKN
- a CDS encoding alpha/beta fold hydrolase, whose amino-acid sequence is MQTTEIQLNDLYVAFHKPENWNGNTLFYVHGGPGSHCKDFEEGIHYFKCFKNSNLGFITYDQRGSGRSSCTSNNMPHLTHRKNIEDLNFLINSTYEIFSLKKTPVLFGHSYGARLVYDLLWNYSDIKLDFILCGTSLHPNDSLNTSLALDMLVLRQNYPKEFQIAVDVLSQYEGEPYELSPKIRTLFPDLIKRQQERQKYYWINEKAMHWWNETTQKHNVKDNDEAYFQIVSSFKNEIFNNNSFDPCRLSQNGISIIGFHDYLMNGSTHHKLIDDKKIIKFRSSAHYPHFEQPELFIEKVTDFINRTHNNALETHYRNII
- a CDS encoding transposase → MHKIRYQCGSEKISIVLDNAGYQHCKLVRNRASRLGIEFIFLPPYSPNLNIIERYWKYVKKKCLNSKYHMSFFLFKEAIKNSLHKTNFDNETRDDLISLMQLNFQEFKESQLLVA
- a CDS encoding helix-turn-helix domain-containing protein, producing MTLSVYFADGVVDLLKKVRFTDPRPLVQKKAEALILHAHSIPIKEISKILGSCENTICSYFHEFRKNGIEGLLEKKIVKRKSELYNFREMIAKYCTK